Proteins encoded in a region of the Mucispirillum schaedleri ASF457 genome:
- a CDS encoding PaaI family thioesterase → MTEELKHIKEYHSTHNAFAKAMNIKILDIDKGYAKTIMELKSQHKNSMGITHGGAIFAIVDTTLGAAATAYGTFAVTAAANISYIKAGTKGPLTAEARELSKTRKLGTYEVKVYDGDQSLIAIAQATMYRKDKPYPPVEEEK, encoded by the coding sequence ATGACAGAAGAGTTAAAACATATTAAAGAATACCACTCTACACACAATGCTTTTGCAAAGGCAATGAATATAAAAATACTTGATATAGATAAGGGCTATGCTAAAACTATTATGGAGCTTAAATCGCAGCATAAAAACAGTATGGGTATAACTCATGGTGGGGCAATATTTGCAATAGTTGATACTACATTAGGTGCAGCAGCAACTGCTTATGGCACATTTGCAGTAACAGCGGCAGCAAATATATCTTATATTAAGGCGGGAACAAAAGGTCCATTAACAGCAGAAGCAAGAGAGCTTAGCAAAACTAGGAAATTAGGCACTTATGAAGTTAAAGTATATGATGGCGACCAAAGCCTTATAGCCATAGCTCAAGCTACAATGTATAGAAAAGATAAGCCATACCCACCAGTTGAAGAAGAAAAATAA